In Helianthus annuus cultivar XRQ/B chromosome 9, HanXRQr2.0-SUNRISE, whole genome shotgun sequence, the following are encoded in one genomic region:
- the LOC110875368 gene encoding uncharacterized protein LOC110875368 — MLTAPPGFLNQDPDSDLKTFFRIFVCFDALKKGFLAGYRKLLCLDGCFLKTFLGGMLLAAIRRDANDQMYPLAWAVVEGENNDSWEWFMEELRKCLDVHEGGKGWTFVSDQHKGILNAIALVWGNAEHRNYARHIYGNWHKKFKSDELKEVYWQACRSYNEAYFLEAIKEMNNLDREAVDAFIKQNPKGFVRCYLQNDTKCCVIVNNMAETFNGTIVQSRAKHIIHMLEDIRVSMMRRITTKHSEVVAFDGVVCPRIQEKLDQEKYWAYKSFLGKNAEDFVHEWYHKDQYLKSYEHTIPSLPSEKYWPKVDYPLDPPPIKIAPGRAKKNRKRDPHEDPKKPGKLTKHGIQMTCSNCNEKGNNVRKCSSKGKAKVGAANGDEGGPKQSRARPKGKAVMVKVAVGSKRKRAKSKSKVRSSKAS, encoded by the exons ATGTTAACTGCCCCACCGGGCTTTCTTAACCAGGATCCAGACTCAGACTTGAAAACTTTTTTTAGGATATTTGTGTGTTTTGATGCATTGAAAAAGGGGTTCTTGGCAGGTTATAGGAAGTTGTTATGCCTGGACGGTTGTTTCCTTAAAACTTTTCTAGGGGGTATGTTATTGGCTGCTATAAGAAGAGATGCAAATGACCAAATGTATCCTCTAGCCTGGGCTGTAGTTGAGGGTGAAAACAATGATAGCTGGGAATGGTTTATGGAGGAACTAAGGAAATGTCTAGATGTGCATGAGGGTGGAAAGGGTTGGACCTTTGTTTCTGACCAACATAAG GGAATACTGAATGCAATTGCTTTGGTGTGGGGTAATGCTGAGCACAGAAATTATGCAAGACATATTTATGGTAACTGGCACAAGAAATTCAAAAGTGATGAGTTGAAGGAGGTTTATTGGCAAGCATGTAGATCTTATAATGAGGCTTACTTTCTTGAAGCTATAAAGGAAATGAACAACCTGGATCGTGAAGCAGTTGATGCATTTATAAAGCAAAATCCTAAAGGCTTTGTGAGGTGCTATCTTCAAAATGATACCAAGTGTTGTGTCATAGTCAACAACATGGCTGAGACCTTTAATGGTACCATAGTTCAGTCTAGGGCAAAGCACATTATCCATATGTTAGAGGATATAAGGGTTTCAATGATGAGAAGGATAACTACAAAGCATTCTGAGGTGGTTGCCTTTGATGGGGTTGTGTGTCCTAGGATACAAGAGAAACTTGATCAAGAGAAGTATTGGGCTTACAAAA GTTTTCTCGGAAAGAATGCTGAGGACTTTGTGCATGAATGGTATCATAAAGACCAGTACCTAAAGTCTTATGAACACACTATCCCATCACTACCTAGTGAAAAATACTGGCCTAAGGTTGATTATCCTCTGGACCCACCACCAATTAAAATTGCTCCTGGAAGAGCCAAGAAAAACAGGAAGAGAGATCCACATGAAGACCCTAAGAAACCAGGCAAATTGACAAAGCATGGGATACAAATGACATGTAGCAACTGCAACGAAAAAGGCAACAATGTAAGGAAGTGCAGTTCGAAGGGTAAGGCTAAGGTTGGTGCAGCTAATGGAGATGAAGGTGGGCCTAAACAATCAAGGGCTAGGCCAAAGGGGAAAGCTGTTATGGTGAAAGTTGCTGTTGGTTCTAAAAGGAAAAGGGctaagtcaaagtcaaaggttAGATCAAGTAAAGCATCATAG